The following are encoded in a window of Paenibacillus polymyxa genomic DNA:
- a CDS encoding PIN domain-containing protein yields MGYLFDTNAAIALHRLDSSLDRVIRQAEKDKENIFFSVITQSEFIAGLPTDTDLDSVPFLGGEFIAVNSDIAVKAGRIRREQKDKFARKLKTPDALILATAIINQLVLVTADQDLQFAESEYEVKVINFSRLEF; encoded by the coding sequence ATGGGGTATTTATTTGATACGAATGCAGCTATTGCCCTTCATAGACTTGACTCATCTTTGGATAGAGTAATACGACAAGCTGAGAAAGACAAAGAGAATATTTTCTTTTCTGTTATAACTCAGTCCGAGTTTATAGCCGGGTTGCCCACTGATACTGACTTAGATTCAGTACCTTTTCTTGGCGGGGAATTTATTGCAGTTAATTCAGACATCGCAGTTAAAGCGGGGCGTATCAGAAGGGAACAAAAAGATAAGTTTGCAAGAAAGCTCAAGACTCCAGATGCATTGATTCTTGCGACAGCTATTATAAACCAATTGGTACTGGTTACGGCGGATCAAGATCTACAGTTCGCGGAGTCTGAGTATGAAGTTAAGGTGATAAACTTTAGCAGGTTAGAATTTTAG
- a CDS encoding ABC1 kinase family protein, with translation MAVRMKHAGRYREIAMALARHGFGYMVEEMGLFQLLSLPRKWLTRETPESKTLGERIRLVLEDLGPAFIKLGQLASTRADLLPEPIIRELVKLQDQVPPFSSETARGILEQELDTSLEDILVRFDDVPLAAASIGQVHLGKLHSGEMVAIKIQRPGVNRIIRRDLDILRELTAMAAKRWEWVERYQLRQMVEELGRSLIQELDYNHEARNTEKIALQFEQDPHIYIPKIYWDHTSSRILTMEFLDGTHLGSREELLRRGYNLKELAQRLVNSMLHQIFIEGFFHADPHPGNLLVLKNGSLAYLDFGMTGRLSEEMKNHLASLIIALMRKNTDAMVRSIERLGLVEPDTDLNALRADLDKIREDYSDVPFSQISIGDALNDLFGAAQRHRIGLPSDVLLLGKALLTLEGVVEHLDPDLSIIALAEPFGNKLLKERFSGRRIRGKLLGGATELVETLMELPGHARHLASIISKGKLKLEVTVPELEMLLRRLDQISNRLSFSIVLLAFSIIMVGLIIGSSLNHQVTMLWNVPAIEIGFVVALLMVAFLLYSIFKSGRF, from the coding sequence ATGGCGGTTCGTATGAAGCACGCCGGTCGTTACCGGGAAATTGCCATGGCGCTGGCGCGTCATGGCTTTGGCTATATGGTGGAAGAAATGGGACTGTTCCAGCTGCTGTCATTGCCTCGCAAGTGGCTGACGAGAGAAACTCCCGAGTCCAAAACGCTAGGTGAACGGATTCGACTTGTGCTGGAGGATCTGGGGCCTGCATTCATCAAGCTTGGACAGTTGGCAAGCACACGTGCTGACCTGCTGCCGGAGCCTATTATCCGTGAGCTGGTTAAGCTTCAGGATCAGGTACCACCGTTTTCATCTGAAACGGCGCGTGGCATTCTGGAGCAAGAGCTGGACACGTCATTAGAGGACATACTGGTTCGTTTTGACGATGTTCCGCTGGCCGCTGCTTCGATCGGGCAAGTGCATCTGGGCAAGCTGCACAGCGGCGAAATGGTCGCCATTAAAATCCAGCGTCCTGGCGTTAATCGCATTATTCGGCGAGATTTGGACATTTTGCGGGAACTGACCGCTATGGCAGCCAAGCGCTGGGAGTGGGTAGAGCGATATCAGCTTCGCCAGATGGTGGAGGAGCTGGGGAGATCGCTCATTCAGGAGCTGGATTACAACCATGAAGCCCGTAATACAGAGAAGATTGCGCTCCAATTTGAGCAGGACCCACATATCTATATTCCGAAAATATACTGGGATCATACCTCTTCCCGTATACTGACTATGGAGTTTCTAGACGGAACTCACTTGGGTAGTCGTGAAGAGCTATTACGCCGTGGATATAACTTGAAAGAACTGGCGCAGCGGCTGGTGAACAGCATGCTGCATCAAATTTTTATAGAGGGATTTTTTCATGCCGATCCCCATCCGGGGAATTTACTCGTTTTGAAAAATGGCAGTCTCGCTTATTTGGACTTTGGCATGACGGGAAGGTTGAGCGAAGAGATGAAGAATCATCTCGCTTCCCTCATTATTGCCCTGATGCGCAAAAATACCGATGCCATGGTTCGGTCTATCGAACGTTTGGGTCTGGTCGAACCGGACACCGACCTGAATGCGCTGCGTGCCGATCTGGACAAGATACGGGAAGATTACTCAGACGTTCCTTTCTCACAGATTAGTATTGGTGATGCTTTGAACGACCTATTTGGCGCAGCGCAGCGCCATCGGATTGGTTTGCCGTCGGACGTCCTGTTGCTAGGCAAGGCGTTGCTGACACTGGAGGGGGTCGTGGAGCACCTGGACCCCGATCTCAGTATTATCGCTTTGGCTGAGCCCTTTGGTAACAAGCTGTTGAAGGAACGCTTCAGCGGTCGTCGTATCCGAGGCAAGCTGCTGGGTGGTGCGACTGAGCTGGTGGAGACGCTGATGGAACTACCAGGACATGCGAGGCATTTGGCCTCGATTATCAGCAAGGGCAAGCTTAAGCTGGAGGTTACTGTGCCGGAGCTGGAAATGCTTCTACGCAGGCTGGATCAGATCAGCAACCGTCTGTCATTCAGTATCGTGCTGTTAGCGTTCAGCATTATTATGGTCGGACTGATTATCGGTTCATCGCTGAATCATCAGGTGACCATGCTGTGGAATGTACCTGCCATTGAAATCGGCTTTGTTGTCGCTCTCTTAATGGTTGCCTTTTTACTATATTCCATTTTTAAATCGGGAAGATTCTAG
- a CDS encoding phasin family protein → MSDLFKKAISLGWGLTVVSKEKVEKAVEDLVNRGELAPSESKALVDRLIERGAEEQGQFKTVIREQVSRILQELEVPTENDVTSLEQRVALLEKQVAELEKEKAALTGSSDAEEANRLD, encoded by the coding sequence ATGAGCGATTTGTTCAAAAAAGCCATCTCATTGGGGTGGGGCCTCACCGTTGTCAGCAAAGAAAAGGTGGAGAAAGCCGTCGAGGATCTTGTAAACCGGGGAGAACTTGCGCCCTCGGAATCCAAAGCGCTGGTCGATCGTCTGATCGAACGAGGGGCAGAGGAACAGGGACAATTCAAAACAGTGATCCGCGAACAGGTTAGCCGCATTTTGCAGGAGCTGGAAGTCCCTACCGAAAACGATGTTACAAGTTTGGAGCAGCGTGTGGCATTGTTGGAAAAACAGGTAGCGGAGCTGGAAAAAGAAAAGGCGGCGCTTACGGGTTCGAGCGACGCTGAAGAAGCGAACCGGCTGGATTAA
- a CDS encoding ThuA domain-containing protein — protein sequence MEKRKALLLGDYSYPEFHPLQGVDEEISHILQDWMTVQCSENRKMLLKENLTSFDLCISYCDSRKEVLSPQQTAGLLSYVSGGGGLLVLHNGITLQGRYEIAQLMGARFLRHPAAGPLSFKVTEPDHPIMEGIEPFEMQEEPYRFDFDPFTEKTLLMEYEHEGQWWPAAWSLSYGLGRVVYLMPGHNQPSFQHEGYRKLLLQAAKWAGRFPG from the coding sequence ATGGAAAAAAGAAAAGCATTGTTGTTAGGAGATTATTCGTATCCGGAGTTTCACCCGCTGCAAGGGGTGGACGAAGAGATTAGCCATATTTTACAGGATTGGATGACCGTACAGTGCAGTGAGAATCGTAAAATGCTGCTCAAGGAAAATCTAACCTCATTTGATCTATGTATCTCGTACTGCGATAGCCGCAAGGAGGTTCTGTCACCTCAACAAACAGCAGGATTGCTGTCTTATGTTAGTGGCGGGGGTGGATTGCTTGTGCTGCATAACGGAATCACATTGCAAGGACGGTATGAAATTGCACAGTTAATGGGGGCACGTTTCTTGCGACACCCGGCTGCAGGTCCACTTTCCTTCAAAGTAACGGAGCCGGATCATCCGATTATGGAAGGAATCGAGCCGTTCGAGATGCAAGAGGAGCCGTATCGTTTTGATTTTGATCCTTTCACTGAAAAAACACTATTGATGGAATATGAACACGAAGGCCAGTGGTGGCCGGCGGCATGGTCACTGTCCTATGGCTTGGGTCGGGTCGTCTATTTGATGCCTGGACATAATCAGCCAAGCTTCCAACACGAGGGATACCGCAAGCTGCTGCTTCAGGCTGCCAAGTGGGCTGGACGCTTTCCGGGTTAA
- a CDS encoding AbrB/MazE/SpoVT family DNA-binding domain-containing protein, translating to MKRTGMTRPLDSLGRIVLPKELRMTMEIDIGDPLEFFIEDQTLMLRKYKSTNCIFCGAVDTNTYFKDQFICDECAASMKTEDLIPVTATETHSPPLKQNMHMKKIYQRTDVILEKMRELMEEHPASSQKQLASMLGVSQGRISQLKKLM from the coding sequence ATGAAAAGGACTGGAATGACCCGGCCCTTGGACAGCTTGGGGCGAATTGTGCTTCCTAAAGAGTTGCGCATGACGATGGAGATTGACATCGGCGATCCATTAGAGTTTTTTATTGAAGACCAGACACTCATGCTCCGTAAGTACAAATCAACCAACTGTATATTTTGCGGTGCGGTTGATACCAACACCTACTTTAAAGATCAGTTTATCTGCGATGAATGTGCAGCCTCGATGAAAACGGAAGATTTAATTCCGGTCACAGCGACTGAAACCCATTCACCTCCACTTAAGCAAAATATGCATATGAAAAAAATTTATCAGCGCACAGACGTTATTTTGGAGAAAATGAGAGAGCTTATGGAAGAACATCCAGCATCTTCACAAAAACAACTCGCCTCCATGCTTGGCGTGAGTCAGGGAAGGATTTCCCAACTGAAAAAACTCATGTAA
- a CDS encoding cobyrinate a,c-diamide synthase encodes MTDIMKQAVQSDPSAATRRSRIVVAGTGSGAGKTTVTLGLMKAFADSGLRVQGFKCGPDYIDPTYHTAATGTSSRNLDSWMTSPDTVRETFIRASEGADISVIEGVMGLYDGKDPLSNTGSTAEIAMLTDSPVLLVVDVRSMARSAAAIVLGFQRLEPKLRIVGVIVNRCGSQGHYGIVKKAIEQECGIPVLGWLKRDDGLDIPERHLGLVPAVERGELEPLFQRAAELIRAGTDLDALRALADSAPPLSLPAQPLFSPDWLPSAGHEADTGERPVIAVARDAAFNFYYPENMDLLRQAGAEIVYFSPLAGERVPEQASGLYLGGGFPEEFAADIAANTGFLEDIRNAVSQDMPVFAECGGYMVLARTLTDRMGNAYHMAGVIPSDVRMQEKRAALGYREATALQDCLLLEAGETIRGHEFHYSVMHYDESSAPYSYAYQTKGMRGLQSEGYAKGNLLAAYTHIHLASLPKAAARWVEQCRAYGQ; translated from the coding sequence ATGACTGACATCATGAAGCAGGCTGTACAGTCTGATCCGTCTGCTGCTACGCGCAGAAGCCGTATTGTTGTTGCCGGAACAGGCAGCGGCGCAGGCAAAACGACGGTTACCCTCGGGCTGATGAAGGCGTTCGCCGACAGCGGCCTGCGAGTGCAAGGGTTTAAGTGCGGGCCGGATTATATCGATCCGACCTATCATACTGCCGCGACCGGGACCTCTTCCCGTAATCTGGATTCATGGATGACCTCACCGGATACGGTGCGTGAAACCTTTATCCGTGCTTCCGAAGGCGCGGATATTTCCGTGATTGAAGGCGTCATGGGGCTGTATGACGGCAAGGACCCGCTCAGTAACACCGGCTCGACCGCTGAGATCGCCATGCTGACGGACAGCCCTGTATTGCTGGTGGTCGACGTGCGCAGTATGGCACGAAGCGCCGCCGCTATTGTGCTCGGCTTTCAGCGCTTGGAGCCCAAGCTGCGCATTGTGGGCGTAATTGTGAATCGCTGCGGTAGCCAAGGGCACTATGGCATCGTCAAAAAGGCGATTGAGCAGGAGTGCGGCATCCCCGTGCTCGGCTGGTTAAAGCGTGATGACGGGCTGGATATTCCTGAGCGTCATCTGGGTTTAGTACCCGCTGTGGAACGCGGCGAGCTGGAGCCGCTTTTCCAACGGGCGGCAGAGCTGATCCGCGCGGGTACGGATCTGGATGCCCTGCGGGCATTGGCGGATTCGGCTCCGCCGTTGTCTCTGCCCGCACAACCGTTGTTTTCCCCGGATTGGCTTCCATCAGCAGGGCATGAAGCTGATACCGGGGAACGTCCCGTCATCGCCGTCGCCAGAGATGCGGCGTTCAATTTTTACTACCCGGAAAATATGGATTTGCTACGTCAGGCGGGAGCAGAGATTGTCTATTTCAGTCCGCTGGCGGGAGAACGCGTACCTGAGCAGGCAAGCGGCCTATACCTGGGCGGCGGTTTCCCCGAAGAGTTTGCCGCAGATATCGCTGCAAATACGGGCTTTTTGGAAGATATCCGCAACGCGGTAAGCCAGGATATGCCAGTATTCGCCGAATGCGGCGGTTATATGGTACTGGCACGGACACTTACGGATCGTATGGGGAATGCCTATCACATGGCCGGGGTTATTCCGTCGGACGTCCGCATGCAGGAGAAACGGGCTGCACTGGGATACCGGGAAGCAACCGCTTTGCAGGATTGCTTGCTGCTGGAGGCTGGAGAGACCATTCGGGGACATGAATTTCATTATTCTGTCATGCACTATGATGAATCATCCGCCCCCTACTCCTACGCCTATCAAACCAAGGGGATGCGTGGTCTCCAGAGTGAGGGTTATGCGAAAGGGAACCTTTTGGCAGCCTACACGCATATTCATCTTGCATCTCTTCCCAAGGCGGCAGCACGCTGGGTAGAACAATGCCGGGCTTACGGTCAATAG
- a CDS encoding cobalt-precorrin 5A hydrolase: MSNPFAAVAITKHGVEMVRNLGASFPGTDVYYMSKFERGDEQQRGIQLFEGSVKLILPDLFKQYNGIILFISLGAVVRMIAPILVDKKVDPAVVVIDDRGEHVISVLSGHLGGANELTRHVAAVLGARAVITTASDVQGTIPVDMFGRELGWVVDSFDKATPVSAAVVNEEPVALIQETGERNWWRYDKPVPGHIKVYASTAEALQEPFNAALVVSDRLLEPEEEEQLLSNGVLYRPKSLVLGIGCNRGTALEELEAGVLDTLQELRLSVKSVRNIATIDLKKDEEGLLALCAKYGWELVTYTPSELNTVQLPNPSETVFKYTGAYGVSEPSALLSSGADHWLLEKKKSGNMTLSVARVSYD, encoded by the coding sequence GTGAGTAATCCATTTGCCGCTGTGGCGATCACGAAGCATGGAGTGGAAATGGTCCGCAATTTGGGAGCCAGCTTTCCGGGCACGGATGTGTATTACATGTCCAAGTTTGAGCGTGGCGACGAGCAGCAGCGTGGCATTCAATTGTTTGAAGGCTCGGTCAAGCTGATTTTGCCGGATTTATTTAAACAATATAACGGTATTATTTTGTTTATATCTCTCGGTGCAGTGGTTCGTATGATTGCACCAATTTTGGTGGATAAAAAGGTAGACCCAGCGGTAGTTGTCATTGATGATCGTGGCGAGCATGTCATTAGCGTATTGTCTGGCCATTTGGGTGGCGCCAATGAATTGACCCGCCATGTAGCGGCTGTACTAGGCGCACGTGCTGTAATCACGACTGCATCGGACGTGCAGGGCACGATCCCGGTGGACATGTTTGGTCGGGAATTGGGTTGGGTGGTCGATAGCTTCGACAAGGCCACTCCTGTGAGCGCCGCTGTTGTGAACGAGGAGCCTGTTGCGCTCATACAAGAGACAGGCGAACGGAACTGGTGGCGTTATGACAAGCCTGTACCTGGACATATCAAGGTATATGCTTCGACGGCAGAAGCATTACAAGAACCGTTTAACGCCGCGTTGGTCGTGAGTGACCGTTTATTGGAGCCGGAGGAAGAGGAGCAGCTTCTTTCTAATGGCGTGCTGTACCGTCCGAAAAGCTTGGTGCTCGGCATCGGCTGCAACCGCGGGACTGCATTGGAGGAACTGGAGGCGGGTGTGCTGGACACCTTGCAAGAGCTGCGTTTGTCCGTGAAAAGCGTACGGAATATTGCCACCATTGATCTGAAAAAGGACGAAGAGGGCTTACTTGCCCTTTGCGCCAAATACGGTTGGGAACTGGTGACGTATACTCCGTCAGAGCTGAATACGGTGCAGCTTCCCAATCCATCGGAAACCGTCTTCAAATACACTGGCGCATATGGGGTCAGTGAACCTTCAGCCTTGTTGTCTTCTGGTGCAGACCATTGGCTGCTGGAGAAGAAAAAAAGCGGCAATATGACGCTGTCTGTAGCGCGGGTTTCCTATGACTGA
- the cobM gene encoding precorrin-4 C(11)-methyltransferase, which yields MTLEPKVYIVGAGPGDPELITVKGSRILRTADVVLYTDSLVNDELIATAKPEAQVLQSSGMDLERQVEIMSEAVQAGRSVARVHTGDPAVYGAILEQMVLLKQRGVAYEIVPGVSSVFASAAVLGAELTVPDLTQTVILTRAEGRTPVPDREKLRDLASHHCTVALFLSATLAKKVVVEFLAAGWSEDTPVAVVQRATWPDQKIVRTTLGQLPADLRAAGITMHAMILAGWALDPGLVDKDAHRSKLYDKSFTHGYRKGVKPGE from the coding sequence ATGACGTTGGAGCCCAAAGTGTATATCGTAGGAGCAGGTCCCGGCGACCCGGAGCTGATTACTGTCAAAGGCTCCCGGATTCTACGCACGGCCGATGTGGTATTGTACACAGATTCGCTCGTGAACGACGAGCTGATTGCCACGGCCAAGCCAGAGGCGCAGGTACTGCAAAGCTCAGGCATGGATTTGGAGCGGCAGGTCGAGATTATGAGCGAGGCTGTGCAGGCTGGACGCAGTGTAGCTCGCGTACATACAGGTGATCCGGCAGTGTACGGTGCGATTTTGGAGCAAATGGTGTTGCTGAAGCAGCGCGGAGTAGCATACGAAATCGTACCAGGCGTCAGCTCGGTCTTTGCTTCTGCGGCGGTGCTGGGTGCAGAGCTAACTGTGCCTGACCTGACGCAGACGGTCATTCTGACGCGTGCCGAAGGCCGTACACCTGTACCGGATCGGGAAAAGCTGCGTGACTTGGCATCCCATCACTGTACAGTGGCACTGTTCCTCAGCGCAACGTTGGCAAAGAAGGTGGTCGTTGAGTTTTTGGCAGCAGGCTGGAGTGAGGACACGCCTGTAGCGGTTGTGCAGCGCGCGACCTGGCCGGACCAAAAGATCGTACGCACGACGCTTGGTCAATTACCCGCCGATTTGCGTGCAGCAGGCATAACGATGCATGCCATGATTTTGGCAGGCTGGGCGCTCGATCCGGGACTGGTGGATAAGGACGCGCATCGTTCCAAGCTGTATGACAAGTCGTTCACCCATGGCTACCGGAAGGGAGTGAAGCCCGGTGAGTAA
- the cobI gene encoding precorrin-2 C(20)-methyltransferase: protein MNTAATGTLYGVGVGPGDPELITVKAYRMIQECAVVAYPKKRRGGKSYAHEIVELYVNPEEKEMLGLIFPMTKDPVVLEREWNKTVVACWEALSQGKDVAFVTEGDPNLYSTFIHLARLMKDLHPEVPIVSIPGISSVLGAAAALELPLADGDQQVGIIPATDDREAMKRAIENHDTVVFIKVAKVLDLILDVLDELHLGDRASVITKVTSPYEMVWRDARELRGQELEYLSLMVVSK from the coding sequence ATGAATACGGCAGCAACAGGAACACTTTACGGCGTAGGCGTGGGGCCGGGTGATCCCGAGCTGATTACGGTCAAGGCGTATCGCATGATTCAGGAATGTGCAGTTGTGGCTTATCCGAAGAAACGCCGGGGAGGTAAGTCGTATGCTCACGAAATCGTGGAGTTGTACGTCAACCCGGAGGAAAAGGAGATGCTGGGACTCATTTTTCCAATGACCAAGGACCCGGTTGTACTGGAGCGTGAGTGGAACAAAACGGTGGTTGCTTGCTGGGAGGCACTGAGCCAAGGCAAGGATGTAGCCTTTGTCACAGAGGGAGACCCTAATCTGTACAGTACCTTTATTCATTTGGCACGGCTCATGAAGGATCTCCATCCTGAGGTGCCGATTGTATCTATTCCGGGCATTTCGTCTGTGTTGGGAGCGGCGGCAGCGCTGGAATTGCCTTTGGCAGACGGAGATCAGCAGGTCGGTATTATTCCGGCTACGGATGATCGGGAAGCGATGAAGCGGGCGATTGAGAATCACGATACGGTCGTGTTTATCAAGGTTGCCAAGGTGCTGGATTTGATTTTGGATGTGCTGGATGAACTCCATCTTGGGGACCGTGCATCAGTCATTACCAAGGTCACTTCTCCTTATGAAATGGTATGGCGCGACGCACGTGAGCTGCGCGGACAGGAGCTTGAATATTTGAGTTTAATGGTGGTGAGCAAATGA
- a CDS encoding bifunctional cobalt-precorrin-7 (C(5))-methyltransferase/cobalt-precorrin-6B (C(15))-methyltransferase: MSRVIRVIGIGENGAAGLSQETLEHIERADLLVGGERQLAFFKAFAGEKQTLKSGLSAVVEELGRLRKDKDIVVLASGDPLFFGIAGYLSAKLGSKHLDILPHLSSVQLAFARLGESWQDAVLESVHGRPMTGLAQRIDGQNKVALLTDDRNHPAAVAAYLLHYGMTEYDAFVGEHLGGPDEAYQHYTLDEMAQRTFQPLNVVILRRRKGEDVPAIRRGFGFEDAEFHQRKPEKGLITKREVRVFSLSELRLTERSIVWDIGAGSGSVAVECARLAKYGQVFAIEKNEGDLANVEANKIKFRTDFPVIHAKAPAGLEDLPDPDAVFIGGSGGELAELIRLCASRLRKDGRIVVNAATIETLHDGMKAMQAAGLDTSVTLLQTARSKPILNMTRFDGLNPIYVITGQPSVDVADEVAGE; this comes from the coding sequence GTGAGTAGAGTGATTCGTGTCATTGGTATCGGTGAAAATGGAGCGGCAGGTCTGTCGCAGGAGACGCTGGAGCACATTGAGCGTGCCGACCTGCTGGTTGGTGGAGAACGCCAGCTAGCCTTTTTCAAGGCATTCGCAGGGGAAAAACAAACATTAAAGAGCGGCTTATCTGCCGTGGTAGAAGAATTGGGACGGTTGCGCAAGGACAAGGATATTGTCGTGCTTGCGTCAGGCGATCCGCTTTTTTTTGGAATTGCAGGTTATTTGTCTGCCAAGCTAGGGTCGAAACATCTGGATATTTTGCCGCATCTCAGCTCGGTTCAGCTGGCGTTTGCGCGTCTAGGTGAAAGTTGGCAGGATGCGGTGCTGGAAAGCGTACACGGCCGTCCGATGACCGGACTGGCGCAGCGAATCGATGGCCAGAACAAGGTCGCGCTGCTGACGGACGACCGCAATCATCCCGCCGCAGTCGCTGCCTATCTGCTGCATTATGGCATGACGGAATATGATGCCTTTGTCGGCGAGCATTTGGGCGGACCGGATGAGGCGTATCAGCATTATACGTTGGATGAGATGGCGCAGAGAACGTTCCAACCACTGAATGTGGTTATTTTGCGCCGCCGTAAGGGAGAAGACGTGCCTGCAATTCGTCGGGGATTTGGCTTCGAGGATGCGGAATTTCACCAGCGTAAGCCAGAAAAAGGACTGATCACGAAGCGTGAAGTACGCGTATTCAGCTTGTCCGAGCTGCGTCTGACCGAACGAAGCATCGTATGGGATATCGGCGCAGGTTCTGGCTCTGTAGCGGTGGAATGTGCGCGGCTGGCCAAGTATGGGCAAGTATTTGCCATTGAGAAGAACGAAGGCGATCTGGCTAATGTCGAAGCAAACAAAATCAAATTCCGTACCGATTTCCCGGTTATTCATGCCAAAGCGCCTGCCGGACTGGAAGATCTGCCAGACCCGGATGCGGTGTTTATCGGTGGGAGCGGGGGAGAATTGGCCGAACTGATTCGTCTGTGTGCTTCCCGTCTGCGGAAGGATGGACGAATTGTAGTGAATGCTGCAACGATTGAGACGCTGCATGATGGGATGAAGGCGATGCAAGCAGCAGGTCTCGATACTTCGGTGACGTTATTGCAAACAGCGCGCAGCAAGCCGATTTTGAATATGACTCGTTTTGACGGACTCAATCCGATATATGTTATTACAGGACAGCCGTCGGTGGACGTGGCTGACGAAGTAGCAGGGGAGTAA
- a CDS encoding cobalt-precorrin-5B (C(1))-methyltransferase, with protein MEKEAASANRPKRMKSGEAPAPDKPMRSGFTTGACAAAVAKGAVQLLITGIPPKEAVISLPAGFDHAFELIEPVLDADEASCTTIKDGGDDPDATHQAKIIASVSWREEPGIVLDGGIGVGRVTKPGLPVPVGEAAINPVPRRMITEAVTGVLEEHGSAKGVRVVISVPDGEEIAKKTLNGRLGILGGISILGTRGVVVPFSTSAYKASVVQAISVAQAMNCQEIVLTTGGSSEKYAMQMYDQLTEEAFIQMGDFVGFAVKHGKRLGMKKIILVGMPGKLSKVAQGVMMVHSKSAPVDFGFLAEVAREAGVDESLAAAVAEANTATQVADMMTEANALSFFEKLCTYGCQHCLDHAGGGIVVEMVLVTMKGNVLGRARVGE; from the coding sequence ATGGAAAAGGAAGCGGCGTCCGCCAACAGGCCCAAACGGATGAAAAGTGGTGAAGCTCCCGCGCCGGACAAGCCAATGCGGTCAGGCTTTACGACGGGGGCTTGTGCGGCTGCAGTAGCCAAAGGAGCGGTACAACTGCTTATTACGGGCATACCGCCGAAGGAAGCGGTGATATCGCTACCCGCGGGCTTCGATCATGCGTTTGAGCTGATCGAGCCTGTGTTGGATGCGGACGAAGCTTCCTGCACGACGATCAAGGACGGTGGCGATGACCCGGATGCCACGCATCAGGCGAAAATTATCGCCTCTGTTAGCTGGCGTGAGGAGCCAGGTATTGTGCTGGATGGCGGCATCGGCGTAGGGCGGGTAACGAAGCCCGGTCTGCCTGTGCCTGTCGGGGAAGCAGCGATTAATCCCGTGCCGCGACGGATGATTACGGAGGCTGTGACAGGCGTGCTTGAAGAGCACGGATCGGCCAAAGGTGTCCGTGTCGTCATCAGCGTACCGGACGGCGAAGAAATCGCCAAGAAAACGCTGAACGGGCGTCTTGGCATTCTTGGCGGTATTTCCATACTAGGTACACGCGGTGTGGTCGTTCCGTTTTCCACGTCAGCTTATAAAGCCAGCGTCGTGCAGGCCATATCGGTTGCACAAGCGATGAACTGCCAGGAAATAGTCCTGACCACAGGCGGCAGCAGTGAAAAATATGCCATGCAAATGTATGATCAGCTGACGGAAGAAGCCTTTATTCAGATGGGCGACTTTGTCGGCTTTGCAGTTAAGCATGGCAAACGATTGGGAATGAAAAAAATTATTCTCGTCGGTATGCCTGGCAAGCTGTCGAAGGTAGCTCAAGGTGTCATGATGGTTCACTCCAAGAGCGCTCCGGTGGATTTTGGTTTTTTGGCTGAGGTCGCGCGTGAAGCGGGGGTGGATGAGTCGCTTGCAGCGGCAGTGGCAGAGGCCAATACAGCTACGCAGGTGGCGGATATGATGACCGAAGCGAATGCGCTTAGCTTTTTTGAAAAGCTGTGTACCTATGGATGTCAGCATTGTCTGGACCATGCAGGTGGTGGAATTGTCGTGGAAATGGTACTGGTAACGATGAAAGGGAACGTGCTGGGGAGGGCGAGAGTCGGTGAGTAG